A stretch of Paenibacillus mucilaginosus 3016 DNA encodes these proteins:
- a CDS encoding cell division protein FtsX, whose product MRWNLARYYLRDARDGFRRSPGASLAAVLLITITLTAAGTLFLLRSGVQEVIGYLESQVKIKLMIDPAADAEPMAELLRGRSWVRSAEIETKEMSLQRLQKLFDGKEHLFRAFEHSNSLPDLITLELAEPAMAPLAAKELEGMKGVTEVIFSQKYAESVLIWSERSERYGLGFLLVLLIVSVLTVTIAVQLAMFRREKEIRVKLLIGAKESHVRGQFLFEGGLLGLFGGILASLAVYFFYDLAYTRLQLSYGGIFTYRQGWIELTAAGILLGGLLIGLAGSFWATRRWLHE is encoded by the coding sequence ATGCGGTGGAACCTTGCGAGATATTATCTTCGTGACGCGCGCGACGGCTTCCGCCGCAGCCCCGGCGCCTCTCTTGCGGCCGTTCTGCTCATTACCATTACGCTGACGGCCGCCGGCACCCTGTTCCTGCTGCGAAGCGGCGTACAGGAGGTCATCGGCTACCTGGAATCCCAGGTGAAGATCAAGCTGATGATCGACCCGGCCGCGGATGCCGAGCCGATGGCGGAGCTGCTCCGCGGCCGCTCCTGGGTGCGTTCGGCGGAGATCGAGACGAAGGAGATGAGCCTGCAGCGGCTGCAGAAGCTGTTTGACGGCAAAGAGCACCTGTTCCGCGCCTTTGAGCACAGCAACTCGCTGCCCGATCTCATTACACTGGAGCTTGCGGAACCGGCCATGGCGCCGCTTGCTGCGAAAGAGCTGGAGGGGATGAAGGGGGTTACGGAGGTGATCTTCTCCCAGAAATATGCGGAATCCGTGCTGATCTGGTCCGAACGTTCCGAACGCTACGGCCTCGGCTTCCTGCTCGTGCTGCTCATAGTTTCCGTGCTGACCGTTACGATCGCCGTGCAGCTGGCGATGTTCCGCAGGGAGAAGGAGATCCGGGTGAAGCTCCTCATCGGGGCGAAGGAGAGCCATGTGCGCGGGCAGTTCCTCTTCGAAGGGGGCCTGCTCGGCCTCTTCGGCGGCATTCTGGCCAGCCTGGCCGTGTACTTCTTCTATGACCTGGCCTATACCAGGCTGCAGCTGTCCTATGGGGGGATCTTCACCTACCGGCAGGGCTGGATCGAGCTTACTGCGGCCGGCATTCTGCTCGGAGGCCTCCTGATCGGGCTGGCCGGCAGCTTCTGGGCGACAAGGCGGTGGCTGCATGAGTAG
- a CDS encoding cell division ATP-binding protein FtsE, with translation MIGVQGLTLGYGGRTVLRDLELSLAPGEFVYLQGPSGSGKSTLLRVLNRQIESYEGEVRIQGRPLRSLPRFEARRLMATIHQGFELIDRKTVLENVALAGEVLGADPAAVRAKAQEFLHKVGMEGKEDHFPRQLSGGEMQRTAIARALLNRPPILLADEPTGNLDGENAFRILELLWELNRSEGTTVLMVTHSTELVRAMPSRTLHMNGGRLDAVEPCEILSS, from the coding sequence ATGATCGGGGTGCAGGGATTGACTCTCGGGTACGGGGGCCGAACGGTGCTCAGAGACCTCGAGCTCTCCCTCGCTCCGGGAGAATTCGTGTATCTGCAGGGGCCTTCCGGCTCGGGCAAAAGCACCCTCCTTCGTGTACTGAACCGTCAGATCGAATCTTATGAGGGTGAGGTGCGGATTCAGGGGCGGCCGCTCCGAAGCCTTCCGCGGTTCGAAGCCCGCCGGCTGATGGCCACGATCCATCAGGGCTTTGAGCTTATCGACCGGAAGACGGTGCTGGAGAATGTCGCTTTGGCCGGCGAGGTGCTGGGGGCAGACCCGGCGGCTGTCCGGGCCAAAGCACAGGAGTTTCTTCACAAGGTGGGCATGGAGGGGAAAGAAGACCACTTCCCCCGCCAGCTCTCCGGGGGGGAGATGCAGCGGACCGCCATCGCCCGGGCCCTGCTGAACAGGCCGCCCATCCTGCTGGCCGACGAACCTACCGGCAACCTGGACGGGGAGAATGCCTTCCGCATTCTGGAGCTGCTGTGGGAGCTGAACCGGAGCGAGGGAACCACGGTCCTGATGGTGACGCACTCCACGGAGCTGGTCCGGGCCATGCCTTCCCGAACACTGCATATGAATGGGGGGCGTCTCGATGCGGTGGAACCTTGCGAGATATTATCTTCGTGA
- a CDS encoding non-ribosomal peptide synthetase, translating to MKWTKDQIKDVYLLSPMQQGMLFHYLMDEESLTYREQIAVELKGSLDLAYLQMSFQVLVDRHDVLRTVFVHDGVNKPMQVVLKQRSFPPIAYEDLSALGSAERRERIGEWKAAELEKGFRLSEDSLLRATVIRTAPEEYLLLWNFHHIILDGWCLGILMKELFQIYGAWRHKEPVRLEAPPQYSTYMKWLEKQDRKAAEAYWSDYVHGYGQLAALPSLPGVKNAARYLRKEGDFAFGEAETRALLSLSMTAGVTVSTLMQALWSVLLHKYTQLEDVMFGAVVSGRPAEVPGIESMIGLFINTVPVRMRMRAELPFSELLAEARRSEHRSAAHEFYPLYEIQADSLLKTGLIDHILVFENFPVEAQDEVLLRRRLGFVPGTVEAFEQTNYDLTVLFVPGDRLTVKFLYNEARFDAAFFTRLEGHLKELAAAVTADPGREIGKLMLLTDGEREQLLHEFNDTARAFPEERLIHHGFEEQVRLRPHHPAVVTDSGTLTYAQLDERAGRLARRLRSAGVGPGSYVGLLLNRSDRLIVAMLGIAKAGGAYVPMEASYPVARIERILNTLGAAHLVSESALSPLWEELPAACPQLANIHCVDQDADAAGAEERASAAEAGVPAAGPHDPAYAIFTSGSTGVPKGVIVHHRSVSNLIDWVNRTTGMGPEDRVLFVTSPTFDLSVYDVFGMLTAGGTIRLVEAEDIRRPERLLELLRDEPVTCWNSAPAALQQLAPLIESHPQPVSVSLRHVLLSGDWIPLKLPGVLQRAFPGVRVLAMGGATEATVWSNVFEVGEVDPNWASIPYGRPIQNARYYILDSGLAPCPIGVPGELFIGGECLAAGYDDPALTAARFLPDPYSLREGGRMYRTGDRARWMADGNIEFLGRIDHQVKIRGYRIEPGEIQAQLAKHPAVKEAVVIDRQDAGGEKYLCAYLVTEEELTVGRLREFLGASLPEYMIPAHFVRLPAMPVTANGKLDRRSLPEPDGSIGSGTAYVAPRNETEAKLAEIWREVLQREVGVQDHFIELGGHSIKATALIARIHKITGVSLPIRSVFQLGTVEAMARHLQEPEGDRLPPIPAAAPAAAYRVSSAQRRMFVLQQLEGEGTGYQIPGMFAVEGHVDLYRFERAWQQLIERHAALRTSFELSGGEILQRVHQAVDFRVEYTAADEAQLPSLLAAFLRPFDLSQAPLLRVGLITTAPDRHVLLFNMHHIVSDGESVRILAEEFTRLYAGGALPPSPVDYKDYAVWQQALLDSEPFRRHEDYWLAQFSEAPPLLQLPADAPRPAERSHAGDTFRFRLEPELTSRLQQLARETGTTLFMLTLAAYKVMLHKYTGQEDIVVGTPVSGRSHPDTANLVGLFVNTLALRSRPGRSLPFLQFLAAVRETALSAYEHADYPFELLVDRCGAARDISRNPLFDTMFTLQTQTADLAASGLAFQTLEIPNKAAQFDLTFEGALKKDTLIFDIEYCTDLYGPETIRRMAGHYRELLQHIVSDPSASLAQLKLLTEAEERQILHCFNPQAKQVPEDAQFLPLFRQQAEAAPDRPAVRCLDRLLTYRELDERSGRLAAGLAARGIRPESMVAILAERSVDWVVAVLAVFKAGGAYVPIDPVYPGDRIAYMLEDSGAELLLTQRSLIGTAPGWTGETVLLDDEGSYGREPAGGELPAADPSRLAYMIYTSGTTGRPKGVLVEHGSYANTILAYRERFAFDSFPVRLLQIASFSFDVFLADLARTLAFGGELVLCPEEARPDPARLYEELRLHQITVLDATPSLAVPLMEYIHERGLDTGALRLLIIGSDSCPAEEYRKLLQRFGSRLRIVNCYGVTEGCIESSCYEVPAEDFAGTGVVPIGRPFPNMKMYVVSASMQLQPVGVTGELCIGGAGIARGYHRLPELTGDRFVTDPFTPGGRMYRTGDLARWTPDGCVEFLGRADQQVKIRGFRVEPGEIESALLQHERIRQAAVMEAEEKGEKELCAYLAASGPLDLAELREHLKQRLPEVMIPAFYVVLEQLPLTSNGKIDRRSLPGQGELRRGMAATVYEPARSGTEKRLQDIWAEVLEADRIGMHDDFFSLGGSSLKAARMASLASAAFGVEVPLRTVMRHPTIRGLASALFEDAAEAGSAVLWNEAGSPNLFSFPPLLGYGMVFQTLAACLQGEFTLYAFDFLPAGDRIVRYADEIVSLQGEGPYRLLGYSAGGNLAFEVAAELERRGLVVSDLVLIDSVHLETGFSPSELSLEEEVRVMLQEVERSSGKLEESFLAECRGRIRAYAEYLDGLVHEDCLRADLHCIRSENRSLEAAAVIPWSLSTYGFVTEYEGAGAHLEMLSTDYAARNAGVILAALQAPRDAMLVQAGDPS from the coding sequence GTGAAGTGGACCAAGGATCAAATCAAGGATGTCTATCTGCTGTCCCCCATGCAGCAGGGGATGCTGTTTCACTATCTCATGGATGAAGAATCGCTGACCTACCGGGAACAGATCGCCGTGGAGCTGAAAGGATCGCTTGATCTGGCCTACCTGCAGATGAGCTTCCAGGTGCTGGTGGACCGGCATGACGTGCTCCGGACGGTGTTTGTTCACGACGGAGTGAACAAGCCGATGCAGGTCGTCCTGAAACAGCGAAGCTTTCCTCCGATTGCCTATGAGGACCTGTCCGCCCTCGGCAGCGCCGAGCGCAGGGAGCGGATCGGGGAATGGAAGGCCGCGGAGCTGGAGAAGGGGTTCCGGCTCAGCGAGGATTCCCTGCTCCGGGCCACGGTCATCCGCACGGCACCGGAGGAGTACCTGCTTCTGTGGAACTTCCACCATATCATTCTGGACGGCTGGTGCCTCGGCATTCTGATGAAGGAATTGTTCCAGATCTACGGCGCCTGGAGGCACAAGGAGCCGGTCCGCCTGGAAGCCCCGCCGCAGTACAGCACGTACATGAAATGGCTGGAGAAGCAGGACCGGAAAGCGGCTGAGGCATACTGGTCGGACTATGTGCACGGCTACGGCCAGCTGGCGGCGCTTCCTTCCTTGCCGGGTGTGAAGAATGCCGCCCGGTATCTGCGGAAGGAAGGGGACTTCGCTTTCGGTGAAGCCGAAACCCGGGCGCTGCTGTCGCTCAGCATGACCGCCGGCGTGACGGTCAGCACCCTGATGCAGGCACTGTGGAGCGTTCTGCTCCACAAGTATACGCAGCTGGAGGATGTCATGTTCGGCGCCGTCGTCTCGGGGCGTCCGGCCGAAGTGCCGGGCATCGAGTCGATGATCGGGCTCTTCATCAACACGGTTCCCGTGAGAATGCGGATGCGGGCGGAGCTGCCGTTCTCCGAGCTGCTGGCCGAAGCCCGCCGCTCGGAGCACCGCTCGGCGGCCCATGAGTTCTATCCGCTGTACGAAATCCAGGCCGACAGCCTGTTGAAGACAGGGTTGATCGATCATATTCTGGTGTTCGAGAATTTCCCGGTTGAAGCCCAGGATGAGGTTCTCCTTCGGCGGCGGCTCGGGTTCGTACCCGGCACGGTCGAAGCCTTCGAGCAGACGAACTACGATCTCACGGTGCTGTTCGTCCCGGGGGACCGGCTGACGGTCAAGTTCCTGTACAATGAAGCCCGCTTCGACGCAGCTTTCTTCACCCGGCTAGAAGGTCATCTGAAGGAGCTTGCCGCAGCGGTGACGGCGGACCCGGGCCGGGAGATCGGGAAGCTGATGCTGCTGACCGATGGCGAGCGGGAGCAGCTGCTGCACGAGTTCAATGACACGGCGAGGGCGTTCCCGGAGGAGCGGCTGATTCACCACGGCTTCGAGGAGCAGGTGCGCCTGCGGCCTCATCATCCGGCGGTGGTGACGGACAGCGGAACGCTGACCTATGCCCAGCTGGACGAGCGCGCCGGCCGGCTGGCCCGCCGCCTGCGGTCGGCCGGTGTCGGACCCGGCTCCTATGTGGGCCTGCTGCTGAACCGCTCGGACCGCCTGATCGTAGCGATGCTTGGCATCGCCAAGGCGGGCGGCGCCTATGTGCCGATGGAGGCAAGCTATCCGGTGGCGCGCATCGAGCGCATCCTGAATACGCTCGGCGCGGCTCATCTGGTCAGCGAGTCGGCGCTGTCCCCGCTGTGGGAGGAGCTGCCGGCGGCCTGCCCGCAGCTTGCGAACATTCACTGCGTGGATCAGGACGCGGATGCGGCCGGAGCGGAGGAGAGGGCTTCCGCTGCGGAAGCCGGGGTCCCGGCCGCCGGGCCCCATGACCCGGCATACGCGATCTTCACCTCCGGCTCCACGGGAGTGCCGAAGGGCGTCATCGTCCACCACCGCAGCGTGTCCAACCTGATCGACTGGGTGAACCGCACGACCGGCATGGGCCCGGAGGACCGCGTCCTGTTCGTCACTTCGCCGACCTTCGACCTGTCGGTCTATGACGTGTTCGGCATGCTGACGGCAGGCGGCACGATCCGGCTCGTGGAGGCGGAGGACATCCGCCGGCCGGAGCGGCTGCTGGAGCTGCTGAGGGACGAGCCGGTCACCTGCTGGAACTCGGCGCCGGCGGCGCTGCAGCAGCTCGCCCCGCTGATCGAGTCCCATCCGCAGCCGGTGTCCGTCTCGCTGCGCCATGTGCTGCTCAGCGGAGACTGGATTCCGCTGAAGCTGCCGGGGGTGCTGCAGCGGGCGTTCCCTGGCGTGCGGGTGCTGGCGATGGGCGGCGCGACGGAAGCGACCGTGTGGTCGAACGTCTTTGAGGTCGGGGAGGTCGATCCGAACTGGGCAAGCATCCCGTACGGCCGGCCGATCCAGAACGCACGCTACTATATTCTGGACAGCGGCCTGGCGCCGTGTCCGATCGGCGTTCCCGGGGAGCTGTTCATCGGCGGGGAGTGCCTCGCGGCCGGCTATGACGACCCGGCCCTGACGGCGGCCCGGTTCCTGCCCGACCCTTACAGCCTGCGGGAGGGCGGGCGCATGTACCGCACGGGTGACCGGGCGAGATGGATGGCGGACGGCAACATCGAGTTCCTCGGCAGGATCGACCACCAGGTGAAGATCCGCGGCTACCGGATCGAGCCGGGCGAGATCCAGGCGCAGCTGGCGAAGCACCCGGCGGTGAAGGAAGCGGTGGTGATCGACCGTCAGGATGCGGGCGGGGAGAAATACCTGTGCGCGTATCTGGTGACGGAGGAGGAGCTGACGGTAGGCCGGCTGCGGGAGTTTCTCGGCGCGTCGCTGCCGGAGTACATGATCCCGGCGCACTTCGTCCGGCTGCCGGCGATGCCGGTCACCGCTAACGGGAAGCTCGACCGCCGGAGCCTGCCGGAGCCGGACGGGAGCATCGGCAGCGGCACGGCGTATGTGGCTCCCCGCAATGAGACGGAGGCGAAGCTGGCTGAGATCTGGCGCGAGGTGCTTCAGCGCGAGGTCGGGGTGCAGGACCACTTCATAGAGCTCGGAGGCCATTCGATCAAGGCGACGGCTCTGATCGCCCGGATCCACAAGATCACGGGCGTATCCCTGCCGATCCGCAGCGTATTCCAGCTTGGCACGGTCGAAGCGATGGCCCGGCATCTGCAGGAGCCCGAGGGGGACCGCCTGCCGCCGATTCCGGCGGCTGCACCCGCCGCAGCGTACCGGGTGTCCTCCGCCCAGCGCCGGATGTTCGTTCTGCAGCAGCTCGAAGGGGAGGGGACCGGCTATCAGATTCCCGGCATGTTTGCCGTGGAGGGCCATGTGGATCTGTACCGCTTCGAGCGGGCGTGGCAGCAGCTGATCGAACGCCACGCGGCTCTGCGCACATCCTTCGAGCTCTCGGGCGGGGAGATCCTCCAGCGGGTACACCAGGCCGTTGATTTCCGCGTCGAATACACGGCAGCGGACGAGGCGCAGCTGCCATCGCTGCTGGCCGCTTTCCTGAGGCCCTTCGACCTGTCCCAGGCCCCGCTGCTCCGGGTCGGGCTGATCACGACGGCGCCGGACCGGCATGTGCTCTTGTTCAATATGCACCATATCGTCTCGGACGGGGAGTCGGTCCGGATTCTCGCGGAAGAATTCACCCGGCTCTACGCGGGCGGGGCGCTTCCCCCCAGCCCAGTGGACTACAAGGATTATGCGGTATGGCAGCAGGCGCTGCTCGACTCGGAGCCGTTCCGCCGGCATGAAGACTACTGGCTCGCGCAGTTCAGCGAGGCGCCTCCGCTGCTGCAATTGCCTGCAGACGCCCCCCGGCCCGCCGAGCGTAGCCATGCGGGAGACACCTTCCGCTTCCGGCTGGAGCCGGAGCTGACCTCCCGTCTGCAGCAGCTTGCAAGGGAGACGGGGACGACCCTGTTCATGCTGACGCTCGCAGCTTACAAGGTGATGCTCCACAAGTATACCGGGCAGGAGGACATCGTGGTCGGCACGCCGGTCAGCGGTCGCTCGCACCCGGATACGGCGAATCTGGTCGGGCTGTTCGTCAATACGCTTGCCCTCCGGAGCCGGCCGGGGAGAAGCCTTCCGTTCCTGCAGTTTCTGGCTGCGGTCCGGGAGACGGCTCTCTCCGCCTATGAGCATGCGGATTATCCGTTCGAGCTGCTCGTCGACCGCTGCGGTGCGGCAAGGGACATCAGCCGCAACCCGCTGTTCGATACGATGTTCACCCTCCAGACCCAGACGGCGGACCTTGCGGCCAGCGGCCTGGCATTCCAGACGCTTGAGATCCCGAACAAGGCGGCACAGTTCGATCTGACGTTCGAGGGAGCCCTGAAGAAGGATACGCTCATCTTCGATATCGAGTACTGTACGGACTTGTACGGTCCCGAGACGATCCGCCGGATGGCCGGCCATTACCGGGAGCTGCTTCAGCATATCGTATCGGACCCTTCGGCAAGCCTGGCGCAGCTGAAGCTGCTGACCGAAGCGGAGGAGCGCCAAATTCTCCACTGCTTCAACCCGCAGGCCAAGCAGGTGCCAGAGGACGCTCAGTTTCTACCTCTGTTCCGGCAGCAGGCCGAGGCGGCGCCGGACCGTCCCGCCGTGCGCTGCCTGGACCGGCTGCTCACGTACCGCGAGCTTGACGAACGCTCGGGGCGCCTGGCGGCCGGGCTTGCCGCCCGGGGCATCCGGCCGGAGAGCATGGTGGCGATCCTCGCCGAGCGGTCGGTGGACTGGGTTGTTGCCGTACTCGCCGTCTTCAAGGCCGGCGGGGCCTATGTGCCCATCGATCCGGTCTATCCTGGGGATCGCATTGCCTATATGCTGGAGGACAGCGGGGCCGAGCTGCTGCTCACCCAGCGCTCACTGATCGGAACGGCGCCGGGCTGGACCGGGGAAACCGTGCTGCTGGATGACGAAGGATCGTACGGGAGGGAGCCGGCTGGGGGGGAGCTCCCTGCGGCGGATCCCTCCCGGCTGGCCTATATGATTTATACGTCCGGAACGACCGGCAGGCCCAAGGGCGTACTCGTCGAGCACGGCAGCTACGCCAATACGATCCTGGCTTACCGTGAGCGCTTTGCCTTCGATTCGTTCCCGGTGCGGCTGCTGCAGATCGCCAGCTTCTCCTTCGACGTCTTTCTGGCGGATCTCGCCCGGACCTTGGCCTTCGGGGGCGAGCTAGTGCTCTGCCCGGAGGAGGCCCGGCCTGATCCGGCCCGTCTGTATGAAGAACTGAGGCTTCATCAGATTACAGTGCTGGATGCGACGCCTTCGCTGGCGGTTCCCCTGATGGAGTATATCCATGAGAGGGGGCTCGATACCGGCGCGCTCCGGCTGCTCATCATCGGCTCCGACAGCTGTCCGGCGGAAGAGTACCGGAAGCTGCTCCAGCGCTTCGGCTCCCGTCTGCGCATTGTGAACTGCTATGGGGTGACCGAGGGCTGTATCGAGTCGAGCTGCTATGAAGTGCCGGCGGAGGACTTCGCGGGTACGGGGGTCGTTCCGATCGGCCGGCCTTTTCCGAATATGAAAATGTACGTTGTCAGCGCCTCGATGCAGCTGCAGCCGGTCGGCGTGACGGGGGAGCTCTGTATCGGGGGAGCGGGCATAGCGCGCGGATATCACCGGCTGCCGGAGCTTACCGGGGACAGGTTCGTGACCGATCCGTTCACGCCCGGCGGACGCATGTACCGTACCGGGGATCTGGCGAGATGGACGCCGGATGGCTGCGTGGAATTCCTCGGCCGGGCGGATCAGCAGGTGAAGATCCGCGGGTTCCGGGTGGAGCCCGGCGAGATCGAATCGGCCCTCCTGCAGCATGAACGGATCCGGCAGGCCGCCGTGATGGAGGCGGAGGAGAAAGGGGAGAAGGAGCTGTGCGCCTACCTGGCGGCATCCGGTCCCCTGGACCTCGCCGAGCTTCGGGAGCACCTGAAGCAGCGGCTGCCCGAAGTGATGATCCCTGCCTTCTATGTGGTCCTGGAGCAGCTGCCGCTGACTTCCAACGGCAAAATCGACCGGCGTTCCCTCCCCGGGCAAGGGGAGCTTCGGAGGGGAATGGCCGCCACCGTATACGAGCCCGCACGCAGCGGTACGGAGAAGCGTCTGCAGGACATATGGGCGGAGGTGCTTGAGGCGGATCGCATCGGCATGCACGATGATTTCTTCTCCCTCGGCGGCAGCTCTCTCAAAGCGGCCCGTATGGCATCGCTGGCTTCCGCGGCCTTCGGGGTCGAAGTCCCGCTGCGGACCGTCATGCGGCACCCGACGATCCGGGGGCTTGCCTCGGCTCTCTTCGAGGATGCGGCGGAAGCGGGCAGCGCGGTGCTCTGGAATGAAGCCGGCAGCCCGAACCTGTTCAGCTTTCCTCCGCTGCTGGGCTATGGCATGGTGTTCCAGACGCTGGCGGCATGCCTGCAGGGAGAGTTCACGCTCTATGCCTTCGACTTCCTTCCCGCGGGGGACCGGATTGTCCGCTATGCCGATGAGATCGTGAGCCTGCAGGGCGAGGGGCCCTACCGTCTCCTCGGGTATTCGGCGGGCGGGAACCTGGCCTTTGAAGTCGCCGCCGAGCTCGAACGCCGCGGGCTTGTGGTCAGCGATCTTGTGCTGATCGACTCCGTGCATCTCGAGACAGGTTTCTCTCCGTCAGAACTAAGCCTTGAAGAAGAAGTCCGCGTCATGCTCCAGGAAGTGGAGCGGAGCAGCGGCAAGCTGGAGGAAAGCTTCCTCGCGGAATGCCGCGGGCGCATCCGGGCTTACGCGGAGTATCTGGACGGGCTGGTGCATGAAGACTGCCTCCGGGCCGATCTTCACTGCATCCGTTCGGAGAACCGAAGCCTGGAGGCGGCGGCTGTTATCCCCTGGTCGCTGTCCACCTATGGCTTCGTGACGGAATACGAGGGGGCCGGGGCTCACCTCGAGATGCTCAGTACGGACTATGCGGCCCGCAATGCCGGCGTGATCCTGGCCGCGCTTCAGGCTCCGCGGGATGCCATGCTGGTGCAGGCGGGTGATCCTTCATGA
- a CDS encoding coiled-coil domain-containing protein has product MSRWSPWRTAACLLAGLLVTTTVYGHVSGVFGDYLAGSHDAGVTQRLLDDLAASKDEMERLTPQLNDLQQEFDRKAEAAQDKLGVYQAVGMDTYLQFMLETGNPVDVLTNRRLLEHELEGDLRSLEALYAEYMPVKAVRDSLANHEKLLQVLRGNLEARERTLKEAEALGPEPPKSWAERLDIGEWIGALLTEEKEIDPLTHRLDEIWSAHIGYLLELKEDGERLRENPAAFVTRKTASSPYRLEDRLLNASSPLTYYMFTDHVYVHLVRGSADLLLIGTVQKKEAGTAALGFEAGFLNGFVLPEEVVGRLAGFELPYAALHPGGGEFYVEQENGAVVIQPAEFLKE; this is encoded by the coding sequence ATGAGTAGATGGAGCCCCTGGAGGACCGCGGCCTGCCTTCTGGCGGGCCTGCTCGTCACCACGACCGTATACGGGCATGTCAGCGGCGTATTCGGCGATTATCTGGCCGGCTCCCACGATGCGGGAGTCACGCAGCGGCTGCTCGATGACCTGGCCGCAAGCAAAGACGAAATGGAACGCCTCACCCCGCAGCTGAACGACCTCCAGCAGGAGTTCGACCGCAAAGCCGAAGCTGCCCAGGACAAGCTTGGGGTGTATCAGGCCGTCGGGATGGATACGTATCTGCAGTTCATGCTGGAGACGGGGAATCCGGTGGATGTGCTGACCAACCGCAGGCTACTCGAGCATGAACTGGAGGGAGACCTGCGGTCGCTGGAAGCCTTATACGCGGAATATATGCCGGTGAAGGCCGTCAGGGATTCACTGGCGAATCATGAGAAACTTCTTCAGGTGCTGCGCGGGAATCTGGAAGCGCGTGAGAGGACCCTGAAGGAAGCGGAGGCGCTCGGACCCGAGCCCCCCAAAAGCTGGGCGGAGCGGCTCGATATCGGGGAGTGGATCGGGGCGCTGCTGACCGAGGAGAAGGAGATCGATCCCTTGACTCACCGTCTCGACGAGATCTGGTCCGCGCATATCGGCTATCTGCTCGAGCTGAAGGAGGACGGGGAGCGGCTGAGGGAGAATCCGGCCGCCTTCGTCACACGCAAGACCGCTTCCTCTCCCTACCGGCTGGAGGACCGTCTGCTGAACGCGTCGAGTCCGCTGACCTATTACATGTTCACGGACCATGTCTATGTACATCTGGTCCGAGGCAGCGCCGATCTTCTGCTGATCGGAACCGTGCAGAAGAAAGAGGCCGGCACGGCCGCGCTGGGCTTCGAGGCCGGGTTCCTGAACGGCTTTGTGCTTCCGGAAGAAGTAGTCGGACGGCTGGCGGGCTTCGAGCTGCCCTATGCGGCGCTGCATCCGGGCGGCGGAGAGTTTTATGTGGAACAGGAGAACGGAGCCGTCGTCATCCAGCCCGCGGAGTTCTTGAAGGAATAA